In Cytophagales bacterium, the following are encoded in one genomic region:
- a CDS encoding vanadium-dependent haloperoxidase, with the protein MKKNAWMVLALLVLLAACNDDETLTNNIDLGETINTDVSLADGHLTYGWTNVLLDLERYAQGRPNGSARAMAYIYLAAYETMVPNMEGYASMDDRFRGLRIRNSEIEDDVNFDLALNTAFTVALEHFLLNLPTEQRAALEAVSVSYEEQLAAGLSEEVISVSKSWGNYVAEQVIEYSQDDENAEQQLLDPQPLSYEPPTGDGFWTYSADPERALFPYWGEKARTFIISPDETTTVAPIEYSEEEGSAYYEEMMEVYTVNNEAKTTNTEQLWIAEFWSDDVEGMMMSPPVRQISIANQLVANFDLDQETSLAMLLKLGFALNDAAVAAWKYKYDYMVMRPNVFIHDFIDPDYQTNLYRLVYWPNPSFPGYPSGHSTFASAGAGVMIDYFGNAVNFTDRTHEGREEFLGEPRTFATLEDMAEENAYSRIPLGVHLRMDCTEGLRLGYEIADAVNALDMSRE; encoded by the coding sequence ATGGTTGGACCAACGTCCTGTTGGATTTAGAAAGGTACGCGCAGGGTCGACCCAATGGCAGTGCCAGAGCGATGGCCTATATCTACCTGGCGGCTTACGAAACGATGGTGCCGAACATGGAAGGCTATGCATCGATGGATGACCGGTTTCGTGGATTACGCATCAGAAACAGTGAAATAGAAGATGATGTGAATTTCGATCTGGCTTTAAATACGGCGTTTACAGTAGCTCTGGAGCATTTCTTACTGAATCTTCCAACCGAACAGCGTGCAGCGCTAGAGGCGGTGAGTGTTTCCTATGAAGAACAATTGGCCGCGGGGTTATCCGAAGAAGTAATCTCAGTTTCCAAAAGTTGGGGCAATTATGTCGCTGAACAAGTGATCGAATACAGTCAGGATGATGAAAATGCAGAACAGCAATTATTGGATCCACAGCCATTGTCTTATGAGCCACCGACCGGAGATGGTTTCTGGACCTATTCAGCCGATCCGGAACGTGCCTTGTTTCCGTATTGGGGTGAAAAAGCACGAACGTTCATCATTTCACCGGATGAAACCACGACTGTCGCACCCATTGAGTACAGCGAAGAAGAAGGGAGTGCCTACTATGAAGAAATGATGGAAGTGTACACGGTCAATAACGAAGCTAAAACCACTAATACCGAACAATTATGGATTGCAGAATTCTGGAGTGACGATGTAGAAGGCATGATGATGAGCCCGCCTGTGCGGCAAATTTCCATTGCCAATCAATTGGTGGCGAATTTTGACCTGGATCAGGAAACATCATTAGCTATGCTATTAAAGCTGGGTTTTGCCTTAAATGATGCTGCCGTAGCGGCCTGGAAATACAAATACGATTACATGGTAATGCGACCTAATGTTTTCATTCATGATTTCATTGATCCTGATTATCAGACCAATTTGTACCGATTAGTGTATTGGCCCAATCCAAGTTTTCCAGGCTATCCTTCCGGTCACAGCACGTTTGCATCCGCGGGAGCAGGAGTGATGATCGATTATTTTGGCAATGCGGTCAATTTCACGGATCGTACCCACGAAGGAAGAGAAGAGTTTTTGGGAGAGCCTCGAACCTTTGCCACTTTGGAAGACATGGCGGAAGAAAATGCCTATTCCAGAATTCCACTAGGCGTGCACCTGAGAATGGACTGTACCGAAGGCTTGCGATTAGGTTATGAAATTGCAGATGCGGTGAATGCGCTGGATATGAGTAGGGAATAA
- a CDS encoding aminotransferase class V-fold PLP-dependent enzyme — translation MSDRRKFLKNSASSLLALPLVSFDHSREWSLEPLGQSYNDPEDYWKMVRKQFPLKEGQTYFNNGTMGPSSGYTMNAMIQHLTHWGAHAAEVDYKNGSGPALLTGYFPYDELRTKIGKIINCDYKELSLTQNATFGMNYVGMGLDLKKGDELLNTDQEHGGGFGAWQLLAKRRGCVYKQAKLPIPANDPQEIFDAIFEQITKKTRVIAIPHIVSVYGVVMPVKEICAEARKRGIFTVLDGAQCVGQIKVDVKEIGCDAYYSSLHKWLLAPAGSGILYVNEDVAPDIWATLASYNWDNQKDHGFRLMQNGTGNPAVLAGLDASVDFFNTIGEDRWIGRVKELGDHLRAGLKGMDHVTIHSSTHPDMAAGITTYAVAGMDGPTLQKTMWEREKLQPRSVGKPLLRHSVHIYNSKEEIDRALEVVKSLA, via the coding sequence ATGTCTGATCGCAGAAAATTCCTTAAAAACAGTGCATCGAGTCTGCTGGCCCTTCCGCTGGTTTCTTTTGATCATAGTCGAGAATGGAGCCTCGAACCTCTTGGACAATCTTACAACGACCCTGAGGATTATTGGAAAATGGTTCGAAAGCAATTTCCACTCAAAGAAGGACAAACCTATTTCAACAACGGCACCATGGGACCTTCTTCAGGATATACCATGAACGCCATGATCCAACACCTGACACACTGGGGAGCCCATGCAGCAGAAGTGGATTATAAAAATGGCAGTGGCCCTGCCCTTTTGACTGGGTACTTTCCCTATGATGAGCTGCGTACTAAAATCGGAAAGATCATCAATTGCGATTATAAAGAACTTTCACTGACTCAGAACGCTACGTTCGGTATGAACTACGTGGGCATGGGACTGGACCTGAAAAAGGGTGATGAGCTGCTCAATACCGATCAGGAACATGGTGGTGGATTTGGTGCCTGGCAATTGCTCGCCAAGCGCAGAGGCTGTGTATACAAGCAGGCGAAGCTTCCCATTCCAGCCAATGATCCTCAGGAGATCTTTGATGCCATTTTTGAACAGATTACGAAGAAAACCAGGGTGATTGCCATACCTCATATTGTTTCTGTCTATGGCGTGGTGATGCCCGTGAAAGAAATATGTGCAGAAGCACGAAAACGTGGCATATTCACCGTGCTGGATGGTGCACAATGTGTGGGTCAGATCAAAGTAGATGTAAAGGAAATAGGTTGCGACGCCTACTATTCCAGCTTGCATAAGTGGTTATTGGCTCCGGCAGGAAGTGGTATTCTGTACGTCAATGAAGATGTCGCACCTGATATCTGGGCGACACTGGCAAGCTATAATTGGGACAACCAAAAAGACCATGGCTTTCGATTGATGCAAAATGGTACGGGCAATCCTGCTGTTTTAGCAGGCCTGGATGCCAGCGTTGACTTCTTCAATACCATCGGAGAAGATCGGTGGATTGGTCGCGTCAAAGAATTAGGAGATCACTTAAGAGCCGGGCTAAAAGGAATGGATCACGTGACCATCCACTCTTCTACCCATCCAGATATGGCCGCTGGAATAACGACATACGCTGTAGCCGGCATGGATGGCCCTACCCTTCAGAAAACCATGTGGGAAAGAGAAAAGCTACAGCCAAGATCGGTAGGCAAACCCTTATTGAGGCATTCAGTGCATATTTATAACAGCAAAGAGGAGATTGATCGGGCACTAGAGGTTGTCAAGTCGCTGGCCTAA